One region of Sulfuriroseicoccus oceanibius genomic DNA includes:
- a CDS encoding DMT family transporter, with product MEANRVDHLLLHFFVIVVGLTAILGKLIELPADQLVAWRTLAAAVVMGLVFYRVRFFRQPRKVILSYLGAGGVLGLHWLALYGAIKVSNVTVAVAGLSSAALFTALVEPVITGRRHSKLEVAIGGVVMIGLGLIVGFASEFGLGLVLGVTSALLAAIFPSMNKRFVDQGGNPLVITFHEMVGAFVVCAAVVLGRGEPVHMPTASDWLWLGVLVVLCTVFAFWMHTWLLRRMSAYTAALALSFEPVYAMVLAALFFGEHKMFSPWFYLGVVIIVLANWCYPVARKRQAMRQSAE from the coding sequence ATGGAAGCCAACCGCGTCGATCATCTTTTACTTCATTTCTTTGTCATCGTGGTCGGGTTGACTGCGATTCTGGGCAAGCTGATCGAGTTGCCGGCGGATCAGTTGGTGGCGTGGCGGACGTTGGCCGCGGCCGTAGTAATGGGCTTGGTCTTTTATCGGGTACGTTTCTTCCGCCAGCCGCGGAAGGTGATTCTGAGTTATTTGGGAGCCGGCGGAGTGCTCGGATTACACTGGCTTGCGTTGTACGGGGCGATCAAGGTTTCCAATGTGACGGTTGCGGTGGCCGGGCTTTCTTCGGCGGCATTGTTCACAGCGTTGGTCGAGCCGGTGATTACCGGAAGGCGTCACAGCAAGTTGGAGGTGGCGATTGGCGGCGTGGTGATGATCGGGCTCGGGTTGATTGTCGGGTTTGCGTCCGAGTTTGGGCTTGGATTGGTGCTCGGGGTGACGTCCGCGTTGTTGGCCGCGATTTTCCCATCGATGAACAAGCGCTTTGTCGATCAGGGCGGGAACCCATTGGTGATTACCTTCCATGAAATGGTAGGTGCATTCGTGGTCTGTGCCGCTGTGGTGTTGGGGAGGGGCGAGCCGGTGCACATGCCGACGGCGAGTGATTGGTTGTGGCTCGGGGTGTTGGTGGTGCTGTGTACGGTCTTCGCGTTTTGGATGCACACGTGGTTATTGCGTCGGATGAGTGCGTACACGGCGGCGCTGGCTTTGAGCTTCGAGCCGGTTTACGCGATGGTGTTGGCTGCTTTGTTTTTTGGTGAGCACAAGATGTTCTCGCCGTGGTTCTATCTGGGAGTGGTGATCATCGTGCTGGCCAACTGGTGTTATCCTGTGGCGCGCAAGCGGCAGGCGATGAGGCAGTCGGCCGAGTGA
- a CDS encoding RimK family alpha-L-glutamate ligase, which yields MNLTILSRAPKCYSTRRLVEAAKIRGHKVRIQDPLRFAIDMEEGEPDLYYRGKAIHVPDAILPRIGTSITRYGTTVVRQFEQMDVYTPNTANGISNSRDKLRSLQILSRHDIGIPRTAYVSDKNDVSDAIERVGGTPVIIKLIEGTQGVGVILADKPEIAKAIIETLHSANQNVLIQKFVAESKGKDVRAFVINDRVVGAIRRTAQGQEFRSNVHRGGVATAIELDPAYAEAAVRAAQIMGLKVCGVDMLEGKSGPQIMEINSSPGLEGIEGATGLDIAGEVIDFISDQANMPEIDLRQRLTVSRGYGVTDISIPPGSVFVGQTIEQTGLRDSDVVVLTLKRADSVISNPKSSRVLEANDTLLCYGRVENMKSMIPHRPKRRRKLKALPATPVTEGTTLDQNHSS from the coding sequence ATGAACTTAACGATTCTCTCCAGAGCACCGAAATGCTACTCCACCCGACGATTGGTCGAGGCAGCGAAGATCCGCGGGCATAAAGTGCGGATTCAAGACCCACTGCGCTTCGCCATTGATATGGAGGAGGGGGAGCCGGATCTTTACTACCGCGGGAAGGCAATTCATGTCCCGGACGCGATTCTTCCGCGGATTGGAACGTCGATCACCCGTTATGGCACCACGGTGGTTCGGCAGTTCGAACAAATGGATGTCTACACGCCGAACACGGCAAATGGCATCAGTAACTCGCGTGACAAGTTGCGCAGCTTGCAGATCCTGTCGCGTCACGACATCGGGATCCCGCGCACCGCCTACGTTAGCGACAAGAACGACGTGTCGGATGCGATTGAGCGGGTCGGGGGGACGCCGGTGATCATCAAATTGATCGAAGGAACACAGGGCGTTGGGGTGATTTTGGCGGACAAGCCGGAGATTGCCAAAGCGATCATCGAGACCTTGCACAGTGCCAACCAGAATGTGTTGATTCAGAAGTTTGTGGCGGAGAGCAAAGGCAAGGATGTGCGGGCGTTTGTGATCAACGACCGCGTGGTCGGGGCGATCCGGCGTACCGCGCAGGGTCAGGAATTCCGGAGCAATGTGCACCGTGGTGGTGTGGCGACGGCGATTGAGCTCGACCCGGCCTACGCTGAGGCGGCGGTGCGGGCGGCGCAGATCATGGGGTTGAAGGTGTGCGGGGTGGATATGCTCGAGGGCAAGAGCGGACCGCAGATCATGGAGATCAATTCTTCTCCCGGGCTCGAGGGGATTGAGGGAGCCACGGGCTTGGACATTGCGGGGGAGGTAATCGATTTTATCTCGGATCAGGCGAACATGCCGGAGATCGATTTGAGACAACGTCTGACCGTCAGCCGTGGGTACGGGGTGACGGACATCAGCATTCCACCGGGGAGTGTCTTTGTCGGGCAGACTATCGAACAGACCGGGCTGCGTGACAGCGACGTCGTGGTGTTGACCTTGAAGCGCGCGGATTCGGTGATTTCGAACCCGAAGTCCTCCCGAGTGCTGGAAGCGAATGATACTCTGCTTTGTTACGGCAGGGTGGAGAATATGAAGTCCATGATTCCTCACCGGCCCAAGCGCAGGCGCAAGCTCAAGGCATTGCCTGCGACACCTGTGACGGAGGGCACAACCCTAGACCAGAACCACAGCTCATGA
- a CDS encoding succinylglutamate desuccinylase/aspartoacylase family protein: MSPSPRKKKRSIGKWGGKKVHPGERKRIRLKAGESFTGVGVHLPLMVWRGYEDGPVLGITAAVHGDEINGTGVIRKLIEEPPFVLKRGSLVLVPVVNVMGFERHSRYTPDRRDLNRSFPGSKKGSLTGRLAHLVMKEVISRCDYMVDLHTAAVRRTNFPNVRADMDDPGCELLANAFGAEVIVHNAGPDGSLRREACKAGCPTIILEAGETLKVEPSVQDLTMRGLTHILSELEMIDVDEDDRQETAPHQMIVQGTSWVRAGCGGFLKFHVAPGDTVKAGAAVATNTGLLGEENEVVVSPHDGIVLGMTTMPAVSPGDPIIHVAKPDTSKQFRSLEKSVDTMDDEALESQLRTHLATNITVEDPVEPDDEDEA; encoded by the coding sequence ATGAGCCCGTCACCGCGAAAGAAGAAGCGCTCCATTGGAAAATGGGGTGGAAAGAAAGTTCATCCAGGCGAACGCAAGCGCATCCGTCTGAAGGCGGGTGAGAGCTTCACCGGGGTGGGTGTGCATCTGCCATTGATGGTGTGGCGTGGCTACGAGGATGGGCCGGTGTTGGGGATCACTGCAGCGGTGCATGGAGACGAGATCAATGGTACCGGAGTGATTCGGAAGCTGATTGAGGAGCCTCCATTCGTTTTGAAGCGAGGGTCGCTGGTGTTGGTCCCCGTAGTCAATGTGATGGGCTTTGAACGGCACAGCCGCTATACGCCGGACCGTCGGGATTTGAACCGCTCCTTCCCTGGTAGCAAGAAGGGGAGTCTGACCGGACGCCTGGCGCATTTGGTGATGAAAGAGGTGATCTCTCGTTGCGATTACATGGTGGACCTGCACACGGCCGCAGTGCGGCGGACGAACTTTCCGAATGTGCGTGCGGACATGGATGACCCCGGGTGTGAGTTGTTGGCGAATGCCTTTGGTGCGGAAGTGATTGTGCACAACGCGGGACCTGATGGGTCGTTGCGGCGTGAGGCGTGCAAGGCGGGGTGCCCGACGATCATTTTGGAAGCGGGGGAGACTTTGAAGGTTGAGCCATCGGTCCAGGATCTGACGATGCGCGGGCTGACCCACATTTTGTCCGAGTTGGAAATGATCGATGTCGATGAGGATGATCGTCAGGAAACCGCTCCGCATCAGATGATCGTGCAGGGTACAAGTTGGGTGCGAGCCGGGTGCGGTGGCTTTTTGAAGTTCCACGTGGCTCCCGGAGATACGGTGAAAGCGGGTGCTGCGGTGGCGACCAACACAGGGCTGCTCGGTGAGGAGAATGAAGTGGTCGTGAGCCCGCACGACGGCATCGTGCTCGGAATGACGACAATGCCAGCGGTGTCGCCCGGGGATCCGATCATCCATGTGGCGAAGCCTGATACCAGCAAGCAGTTCAGGTCGCTGGAGAAGAGCGTCGATACGATGGATGACGAGGCGTTGGAGAGCCAGCTGCGCACGCACTTGGCGACGAATATTACCGTCGAAGATCCGGTCGAGCCGGACGATGAGGACGAGGCCTAG